DNA from Paraburkholderia sp. BL10I2N1:
GACATAGCTGTAGCTCGCGCTTACACCGAGCGGTCCAAACTGGGTTCGACCGGCAAGCTCGAGCCCCTGCCGACGGGTCCTGCCGACGTTCTGGAAGAACCCGAGCGTGCTCGCCGCGCCATTACTGCTGACGAACTGGATGTCGTCGTCGAGCGTGGTGCTGTAGATCGCGGCGCTCCATGTGGTCGACTGGCCGATACGCCCGCGTGCGCCCACTTCGAAGGTCTTCGAGATCACCGGCTTCAACGCGGGGTCCGCGACGAAGTCGTTGGGCAGCGAGCAGGGCGCGGCGGGGTCGGCGCAGGCCAGTTCGATGGCGGTCGGCGAGCGCATGCCTTCGTTGTAGGTGGCATAGGCGGTGAAATAGTCGGTCGGATTCCAGTTGAAGCCGATCGCCGGGTTAAAGCGGGAGAACGTATGGTTGCCGTTGAGCAGCGGCTCCAGGCCGCTCTCGTCGTTGATCACCGCTTTGGCCCAGTTGTAGCGTCCGGCAAGTGTCATCGACCATGCTTCCGAGAACGACAACGTGTTCTCGAAGTAGATGCCGTAGTTCTCGTTGCGCGTGTCGGCGTTTGTCTGCTGTTCGAACGGGCCGATGCCGACCGTCGCACGCGTGTCGGTAAAGAACGCGTCCTGCTGGGACTGCGTGAAATGCGAGTTGGCGAGATCCGCGGCGGCGCCGAGCACCAGCTGGTTGTCCATGCCCGCGACCCGGTTCAGCAGTGTCAGTTGCAGGCTCGCGCCGTAGCTGTCGGTGACGATCACCGACTCATCGTTGATCGCCTGAACGGTGTCCACATTGCCGGCGCTATCGACGTTGCCGAACTCGTTATTGACGTTGCTGCTGGTGTTGGTGTTGCGATAGTGGCGGTAATACAGGTTGCCGCTCAGTTCGATGTTCGGCGTGAAGTAGTGCTCGCCCGACAGCGTCAGATAGCCCACGCTGTTGTGGTTCGTGTCCGGATACGTATAGGCCTGGTTACGGTTGTCGAGAAACGAACGCGGGATGGTCTGCGACCCGTTGAGCGTATTGTCGGCGCCGCCCATCGACAGCGATACCGTCGTGTCGGAGTCGTGATAACGCAGCTTGCCGAAGGCCTGGCGCAGGCGGCTCGAATTGTGATCGGCCCAGCCATTATCGTTCGTCACGTTGGCGGTGAAGTAGTAGTCGAGGTTCTGCCCGATCGCGCCACCCTGCTCGATCTGCGCGACCTTGCGGCCCCACGACCCCAGGCTCACTTCCGCGTTGCCGCCCGGGTACGCGCTGCCGTTCTTTGTCGTGATGGCGATCGCGCCGCCCAGCGTATTGAGGCCGAAACTCGGATTCGAGCCCGGAATCAGTTGCATGGTGCTGATCGCGGCCTGTGGAATGAGGTCCCAGTTCACGACATCGCCGAACGGCTCGTTGACCCGCACGCCGTCGAGGAACACCGAGAGGCCTTGGGGTGTGCCGAGGAGCGGCGAGGCTGTAAAGCCGCGATAGTTGATGTCGGTCTGCGAAGGGTTGCCCTGCGCATCGGAGATGTCGACACCGGGCAGGTTCTGCGCGAAGAACCCGGAAAGCGTGACGGGGTGCTGCCGCTCGATTTCGCGCGCGCGGAAGGTCTGCACGTTGGCCGGCACGCGTTCGAGCGGCGTGCCCACACCGACGAGCGGGGTGGTGCCGATCACGAGAATCGGCGGCAGCTCCTGCACGGCGGCCGCGGTAGCGGATGACGCGGCAGCGGGCGCTTCCTGCGCCCACGACACGGCGCTCACACTGGCGAGCGCGCCACCGAAGCACAGGCGTAGCGCAGCAAGAGGCTTGATCGAATGCCTCCTGGGTGGTTTGCGCAGCTTGCTCGTCATCGTTGTCCCCAGCCGGTACATTCGCTATCGTTGCCGGTATCGGCATGAAGCTGTCAGCGCGGCTTCATCGCCTTACGGAGAGCCTCGCACAAGCTGTCGCCACTGCCACGGGAGGTTCTCCCGATTGTGTAGGGAAGCATTCCCAAACGTCGTTTCACACGCGCCGCGCGTGCGATCAAGACGGGATCGATGAGTAGAATGGCTTCGTGATGCCACCAGAATCCTCGACCACTTCCGCTGAGGGCAACGCCCCCGCGCCCCGCTCGACGGTGTGGCGCGATCTCGCCTGCGTGGCCGCGCTCACGGTACTTGCCGCCGCGCTCGGCGCGTTCTTCGACTTCGGCGAACGCGTCTACCAGTGGACGCGCAGTGTCGAGCGCTTTCAGCTCGACGAGCTGCCCGCTACGCTCTTCGTGCTGGCGAGCGGCCTCGCGTGGTTCGCGTGGCGCCGCTATGGCGAGTCGCAGCGGGAACTGCGTCGTGGCCGCGCGCTGGAGCAGGAGGCCGAGCGGCTCCTTGCCGACAACCGGCGTCTCGCGTCCCAGGGTATCGATGCGCAGGAGAGCGAGCGTCGTCACCTCGCGCGCGAGCTCCACGACGAGCTAGGTCAGTATCTGAACTCGATCTCGCTCGACGCGGCGCGCATTCGCGATCTGTCGGCGGAACGCGAGCCGGAAATCCATCGCGTGTCGCTCGCGTTGATCCAGAGCGCGCATCACGTGTACCGTGAAATCGGTGGCATGATCCGCCGTCTGCGGCCAATCGGTCTCGATGAATTCGGTTTGCCGACTGCGCTCGAACATTGCGTCGATGGCTGGCGCGAGCGGTTGCCGGGCGCGTCGTTTGCGCTGACCGTGGAAGGCGATTTCTCGGCGCTCACCGACACGCAGAACATCACGCTCTACCGTCTGGTGCAGGAGGGGCTCACCAACGTTTCCAAGTTCGCGCGCCATGCACGGGTGGAAATCTATCTGGTGCGTACGTCGGCTGACCCCGGCGAAATCGTCGTCACCATGGCCGACGATGGTCCGGGCACCGACCTCACGAAGCCGCGCGCGGGGCTCGGACTGATCGGCATGCGGGAGCGCGTCGAAGCGTTAGGCGGCGAATTCCATATCGCCAGCAAGCCGCAGGGCGGCTTTCTGTTTTGCGCACGCGTGCCGGTTCAGGCAAGGTTGCCGGTGCCAGGCGCGCCGAACGATCCCGCCGGGCTGGCGAAGTCGGAGAAGTGAAGTCCGAGGCGATTCGCCATCTGCGCGAGTTGCACGCCGTTGTCCGCGCCGAACTTTTGCCGGATCACCGATTGATGGTTGGCGACGGTCTTCTGGCTAAGTCCCAGCCGCTCCGCGATGCTCGGCAAGGTATAGCCCTGCACCAGCAGCCGCAACACCTCGAATTCACGCGCGGAAAGCTGTCGTCCCGGCGGCCCTTCCTGAAAGGTCGCGCGCAACGCGAGCGCCTGGGAGACGTCCGCGCTGAGATAGCAGACGCGCCGTGCGACCGCGCGTACCGCTTCGACCAGCACATCGGGGGCGCTCGCCTTGGTGACATAGCCGCGTGCGCCGGCGTCGAGCGCGCGGCGCACGAAGATGGTTTCCTCGTACACGCTGAAGATCAGCACGTGGGCGTCCGGTTCACGCGCGAGCATCCGCCGCATGGCCTCGATGCCGCTGGCACCGGGCAGCGCCAGGTCCATCACGACGACGTCGGGCTTTAATGCGCAGAAGCATTGATAGGCGAGGGCGGCGTCACCCGCTTCACCCGCGACGCGCACATCCGGGCTGAGTTCGAGCAGGCGCCGGTAGCCTTCGCGGACCACGGCGTGATCGTCTACCAGCAGGACGGAAATGCCGGCGGTGGTCATGGGCGCGCTCCTCCAGGGGCCGCATGGCGAGACTCGCTTTCGCTCCCGGATGCGGCAGCCAGCCGTCGCGAATTGGCATCGTTGCGAAACAGAACCGGGTATTCGTTCGGGTATGCGTTCGGATGGTCGTCCGGCTTGTGCGCCGCCGCGTTCCGCACAATCTGGACCACGCGTTCGTGCAGAGGGGACTTGTCGCAGACGGGATCGGCGTTCGCGGGGTCGCCGGTCAGCAGGTACGCCTGGCAGCGGCAGCCGCCGAAATCGCGGGCTTTTTCCTCGCAACTGCGGCACGGCTCCTTCATCCAGCCGAAGCCGCGGAAGCGGTTGAACGCATCGCTTTCATACCAGATCTCGCGCAACGACGTCCCGGTGACATTGGGAAACGTGAGGCCCGGCAGCGAACGCGCGGTGTGGCAGGGCAGCGCTGCGCCATCCGGCGCAATGCCGAGGAACACCGAGCCCCAGCCGTTCATGCAACGCTTCGGCCGGGTTTCGAAGTAGTCAGGGACGACGAAGTAGATCGTGCAGCGCTTGCCGATCTCCTGGCGGTACCGGTTCACGACGGCTTCGGCTTCCTGCAGTTGCTCCGCAGTCGGCATCAGTTGCGCGCGGTTTGTGTGCGCCCAGCCGTAGTACTGCGTGTTCGCGAGTTCCAGATACTCGGCGCCCATCGCGAGGGCCATGTCGATGATCTTGCCG
Protein-coding regions in this window:
- a CDS encoding response regulator transcription factor — translated: MTTAGISVLLVDDHAVVREGYRRLLELSPDVRVAGEAGDAALAYQCFCALKPDVVVMDLALPGASGIEAMRRMLAREPDAHVLIFSVYEETIFVRRALDAGARGYVTKASAPDVLVEAVRAVARRVCYLSADVSQALALRATFQEGPPGRQLSAREFEVLRLLVQGYTLPSIAERLGLSQKTVANHQSVIRQKFGADNGVQLAQMANRLGLHFSDFASPAGSFGAPGTGNLA
- a CDS encoding ATP-binding protein, which produces MPPESSTTSAEGNAPAPRSTVWRDLACVAALTVLAAALGAFFDFGERVYQWTRSVERFQLDELPATLFVLASGLAWFAWRRYGESQRELRRGRALEQEAERLLADNRRLASQGIDAQESERRHLARELHDELGQYLNSISLDAARIRDLSAEREPEIHRVSLALIQSAHHVYREIGGMIRRLRPIGLDEFGLPTALEHCVDGWRERLPGASFALTVEGDFSALTDTQNITLYRLVQEGLTNVSKFARHARVEIYLVRTSADPGEIVVTMADDGPGTDLTKPRAGLGLIGMRERVEALGGEFHIASKPQGGFLFCARVPVQARLPVPGAPNDPAGLAKSEK
- the pqqE gene encoding pyrroloquinoline quinone biosynthesis protein PqqE, whose protein sequence is MTDLTPPEPLAQTAMQADDVTPTVAPPLWLLAELTYRCPLHCVFCYNPVNYTDHTSELDTAQWIDVLRQARALGAAQLGFSGGEPLLRDDLEVLVGEARQLGYYTNLITSGIGLTDARLDALKAAGLDHIQLSFQDSTQELNDFLSSTRTFDLKKRVATSIKAHGFPMVLNCVLHRYNLPHVGKIIDMALAMGAEYLELANTQYYGWAHTNRAQLMPTAEQLQEAEAVVNRYRQEIGKRCTIYFVVPDYFETRPKRCMNGWGSVFLGIAPDGAALPCHTARSLPGLTFPNVTGTSLREIWYESDAFNRFRGFGWMKEPCRSCEEKARDFGGCRCQAYLLTGDPANADPVCDKSPLHERVVQIVRNAAAHKPDDHPNAYPNEYPVLFRNDANSRRLAAASGSESESRHAAPGGARP
- a CDS encoding TonB-dependent receptor, with protein sequence MTSKLRKPPRRHSIKPLAALRLCFGGALASVSAVSWAQEAPAAASSATAAAVQELPPILVIGTTPLVGVGTPLERVPANVQTFRAREIERQHPVTLSGFFAQNLPGVDISDAQGNPSQTDINYRGFTASPLLGTPQGLSVFLDGVRVNEPFGDVVNWDLIPQAAISTMQLIPGSNPSFGLNTLGGAIAITTKNGSAYPGGNAEVSLGSWGRKVAQIEQGGAIGQNLDYYFTANVTNDNGWADHNSSRLRQAFGKLRYHDSDTTVSLSMGGADNTLNGSQTIPRSFLDNRNQAYTYPDTNHNSVGYLTLSGEHYFTPNIELSGNLYYRHYRNTNTSSNVNNEFGNVDSAGNVDTVQAINDESVIVTDSYGASLQLTLLNRVAGMDNQLVLGAAADLANSHFTQSQQDAFFTDTRATVGIGPFEQQTNADTRNENYGIYFENTLSFSEAWSMTLAGRYNWAKAVINDESGLEPLLNGNHTFSRFNPAIGFNWNPTDYFTAYATYNEGMRSPTAIELACADPAAPCSLPNDFVADPALKPVISKTFEVGARGRIGQSTTWSAAIYSTTLDDDIQFVSSNGAASTLGFFQNVGRTRRQGLELAGRTQFGPLGVSASYSYVDATYRSTWTENSASNSSADANGNIMVKSGDRIPGIPANTVKLRLDYMPFAKWNIGTNLTYRSSIFARGDENNQDVNGTISGYFLIDLDTTYNVTKQLQVFATVKNLLNKKYSTFGILGENFFNGPNHTFDGANPVNEQFLGLGAPRGVWVGMRYAWK